A genomic stretch from Moraxella nasicaprae includes:
- a CDS encoding carbonic anhydrase, with product MANLDAKQVLEMLKVGNERYIANLSSTKPLMIPPPTLVREQKPNAIILGCSDARAPVELIFDQGLGDLFVIRVAGNVVAPSQIGSVEFAAEKFGTRLVVVLGHSHCGAVTACIEALVNPDAYYSPNLQSIVDRIRPSVLNLHEITTAAGDDVDMDELIDRSIRANVSMSVSQLKHGSRILEDMVKSGDLLIIGAEYDVATGKVDFFD from the coding sequence ATGGCAAATTTGGATGCAAAACAGGTATTAGAAATGTTAAAGGTTGGCAATGAGCGATACATTGCCAACCTAAGTAGCACCAAGCCACTCATGATACCACCGCCAACTTTGGTGCGTGAGCAAAAACCTAATGCCATCATTTTGGGGTGCTCTGATGCTCGTGCGCCTGTGGAGTTGATTTTTGATCAGGGTTTGGGCGATTTATTTGTCATCAGGGTGGCGGGCAATGTGGTTGCTCCTAGTCAGATTGGCTCGGTAGAATTTGCTGCCGAAAAATTTGGCACTCGTTTGGTGGTGGTGCTTGGGCATTCGCATTGTGGTGCAGTGACAGCGTGCATAGAAGCATTGGTTAATCCTGATGCTTATTATTCGCCAAACTTACAATCCATCGTGGATCGCATTCGCCCAAGTGTGCTAAATTTACATGAAATCACCACCGCTGCTGGCGATGATGTGGATATGGACGAGTTGATTGACCGTTCCATTCGTGCCAATGTTAGTATGTCAGTCAGTCAGCTAAAACACGGCTCTCGCATCTTAGAGGACATGGTCAAATCAGGCGATTTGCTCATCATTGGTGCAGAGTATGATGTAGCGACTGGCAAAGTGGATTTTTTTGATTGA
- the pilM gene encoding pilus assembly protein PilM codes for MMFKGMRLPYLFRQSSLQIGIHLTNTAAYAVVLDNEQGHPCVLDYCLVGRDSEQSAIAQLARFFDKYQQDKPSVNVCILPEVVASKEIRLPILANEDEILAHILLDAEQYIDIPLHEAAFDFLVLPNQTDGNDRHLNIKLFTAYQSAVDQAVAFCASLGFEPMTVEPQIQSLQRALASMLEPQKHFLVVDIDEMQSLIYFAHQHHLNHIQTCPMGAGVMSLLNHQTDDLDKADERVGHKVFIEQSWQEPSSPSFGITRIEFGEQYDDVQAPFTHQSPLVQNFNGQTDEAVLAQQLTQTIKRLQINQADMAGVILTGLNGNLPNLASILTQMLDMPVEWATSKIQTAKATDGMMPALMVAYGLALKSDDTAINFLPWRENRRYRQQRQFVRLLWSVAIFSLLLVLAGWAFLWLQISHQQSINDVIKHQIDEQAQKISQIEQIKSSLGQIDEQLGAVNALQDANIALLDEWQELPTLLGDGVYLVSIDGAKTVQIAGVAKQLTLVADFARNLENTGRYQSVMITQVANNEQGLVDFVISADRANADGAKLDDSK; via the coding sequence ATGATGTTCAAAGGAATGAGACTGCCTTACTTGTTTCGCCAATCGTCTTTGCAGATTGGCATACATCTGACCAACACCGCTGCTTATGCGGTGGTGTTGGATAATGAGCAAGGCCATCCTTGTGTGCTGGATTATTGTTTGGTTGGGCGAGATAGTGAGCAGTCCGCCATAGCACAGCTGGCACGATTTTTTGACAAATATCAACAAGATAAACCAAGTGTCAATGTTTGTATTTTGCCAGAGGTAGTAGCAAGCAAAGAAATTCGATTACCAATATTAGCCAACGAAGATGAAATTTTGGCTCACATTTTGCTTGACGCTGAACAGTATATCGACATCCCCCTTCATGAGGCGGCGTTTGATTTTTTGGTATTGCCCAATCAGACTGATGGCAATGACCGACATCTAAACATCAAATTATTTACCGCTTACCAATCTGCCGTCGATCAGGCGGTGGCATTTTGTGCCAGTCTTGGGTTTGAGCCAATGACGGTCGAGCCTCAGATACAAAGCCTGCAACGAGCATTGGCATCAATGCTTGAACCACAAAAGCATTTTTTGGTGGTGGACATTGATGAAATGCAATCTTTGATTTATTTTGCTCATCAGCATCATCTTAACCATATCCAAACCTGCCCAATGGGTGCAGGAGTGATGTCATTGTTGAATCATCAAACTGACGATTTGGATAAAGCAGATGAGCGGGTCGGTCACAAAGTGTTTATCGAGCAGTCTTGGCAAGAGCCATCATCGCCGTCATTTGGCATTACTCGGATTGAGTTTGGCGAGCAATATGATGATGTGCAAGCACCTTTCACGCACCAATCTCCTCTTGTGCAGAATTTCAATGGACAGACCGATGAGGCGGTACTGGCACAGCAGCTGACACAAACCATCAAGCGGCTGCAAATCAATCAGGCTGATATGGCTGGTGTGATATTAACAGGGCTAAATGGTAATTTGCCTAATCTTGCCTCAATACTTACCCAAATGCTTGATATGCCAGTTGAATGGGCGACATCAAAGATACAGACAGCCAAAGCCACTGATGGCATGATGCCAGCATTGATGGTGGCGTATGGGCTGGCCTTAAAAAGTGATGATACTGCCATCAATTTTTTGCCTTGGCGAGAAAACAGACGATATCGCCAGCAACGCCAATTCGTGCGGTTGTTATGGTCGGTGGCGATATTTAGTCTGTTGTTGGTGCTGGCGGGCTGGGCGTTCTTATGGTTGCAGATTAGCCATCAGCAGAGTATCAATGATGTCATCAAACATCAGATTGATGAACAGGCACAAAAAATCAGCCAAATCGAACAAATCAAATCGTCATTGGGGCAGATTGATGAACAGCTTGGTGCGGTCAATGCCTTGCAAGACGCTAACATCGCTTTGCTTGATGAATGGCAGGAGTTGCCCACCTTATTGGGCGATGGGGTGTATTTGGTGTCGATTGATGGGGCAAAAACGGTGCAGATTGCTGGCGTGGCAAAACAGCTTACTTTGGTCGCAGATTTTGCTAGAAATTTGGAAAATACAGGACGCTATCAATCCGTGATGATTACACAAGTGGCAAATAATGAGCAAGGATTGGTGGATTTTGTCATCAGTGCAGATAGGGCGAATGCCGATGGAGCTAAGCTTGATGACTCAAAATAA
- a CDS encoding pilus assembly protein PilP: MKIWRCGWLLALCLVACQDDVNDVVKEKLDPIHDLPSEPDSLPIPKNPPVLTGYRQMGKDPFVNPYHHAVTTNTPAHQNQSSDKSSDEVAVQHPSADTIRLEADVKPWENVPKTAESLPKSDTKSSQSPVIKQPKPAPARNKEPLEYQSLSQLSYRGRVLVDGRWVALVFDQHGLMYELVIGGYLGQNQGKLIAIDEQKLSILERVDGQERTVYLPLAP, from the coding sequence ATGAAAATATGGCGATGTGGTTGGCTGTTGGCATTGTGTCTGGTGGCGTGTCAGGACGATGTTAATGATGTGGTCAAAGAGAAGCTAGACCCTATTCATGATTTGCCCAGCGAGCCTGACAGTTTGCCAATCCCAAAAAATCCGCCTGTATTGACAGGGTATCGACAGATGGGTAAAGACCCATTCGTCAATCCCTATCATCACGCAGTAACAACCAACACGCCAGCCCATCAAAACCAGTCATCTGACAAGTCGTCCGATGAAGTGGCGGTGCAGCACCCATCGGCTGATACAATTCGTTTGGAGGCAGATGTCAAACCTTGGGAGAATGTACCAAAAACAGCAGAATCATTGCCAAAATCAGACACCAAATCAAGCCAGTCGCCAGTCATCAAACAACCCAAGCCAGCACCTGCACGCAACAAAGAACCGCTGGAATATCAGTCATTAAGTCAGTTAAGCTATCGTGGCAGAGTGTTGGTCGATGGGCGTTGGGTAGCACTTGTATTCGACCAACATGGCTTGATGTATGAGCTTGTCATTGGTGGATATCTTGGACAAAATCAAGGTAAGCTCATCGCTATTGATGAACAAAAATTGAGCATTTTAGAGCGTGTTGATGGGCAAGAACGCACGGTTTATCTGCCTTTGGCACCTTAG
- a CDS encoding type 4a pilus biogenesis protein PilO produces the protein MTQNNHSSFRSFWQELHTLDKDNLGQASPMAKGLVVLMMVIIIAMIAHLVIINPSRQKLMALQSTQQSLLTEYQEKYLIARNLPAYQERQLQQNNRLQGQILALPRTAQMSLFVERINQAAQAHQVTVLTTSIRPMLQQTYYTQRPVQVTTQGSYHQLGRWLHELMTTIQPLGIDDLKLTAQDGRLVNISILLSTYQAPKEISLPTSDEGQ, from the coding sequence ATGACTCAAAATAATCACTCGTCTTTTAGGAGCTTTTGGCAAGAACTTCATACGCTAGATAAGGACAATCTGGGACAGGCGTCGCCCATGGCTAAGGGGCTTGTTGTGCTGATGATGGTCATCATCATTGCGATGATTGCTCATCTTGTTATCATTAATCCTAGTAGGCAAAAACTGATGGCGTTGCAATCAACACAGCAGAGCCTGCTGACAGAGTACCAAGAAAAATATCTGATTGCTCGTAATTTGCCTGCATATCAAGAAAGACAGTTGCAACAAAACAACCGCTTGCAAGGTCAGATTTTGGCATTGCCACGCACCGCTCAGATGAGTTTGTTTGTGGAGCGTATCAATCAAGCGGCACAGGCTCATCAAGTGACGGTGCTAACCACCAGCATTCGCCCGATGCTGCAGCAGACTTATTATACCCAAAGACCTGTGCAAGTAACCACACAAGGCAGTTATCATCAGCTGGGTCGTTGGCTGCATGAATTGATGACAACCATACAGCCGCTTGGTATTGATGACCTTAAATTGACCGCCCAAGATGGTCGTCTAGTCAATATCAGCATCTTACTAAGCACTTATCAAGCACCCAAAGAGATTTCTTTGCCAACCAGTGATGAGGGTCAATAA
- a CDS encoding type IV pilus secretin PilQ, translating to MKKWNNGLRLALCIGLMSSSLAVRANDLSEQQMPQMTYQGKPITLEFQEIPVRAALDVLARFSGQNIVVDDSVSGNITLRLTNVPWDQVLDMIAQSQSLSIINQDGIMFISSKTLQSTGALQTRHIRLKYAMAEEVQRLIAGEKTYHSQHKKNDVVRAYNRLVPISSNVEDKTIIESERLGLLSEQGTVTVDKRTNTLIIQDNSKRLDGIVQLIEQIDIPMKQVMIEARIVSAHENFGRQLGVNFGVSGQHGKWQYASSNRSLWAMQGQLNPQELSDQDRLNVNLGVTNGVGKIAFGFLNLPNAILDLELSAMQANQHGEIISTPKVLTADKQTARISSGVQIPYQEASASGATSTSFKEASLVLEATPNITPDGKIALKLNIKNGTPITNLGNVAIQEDAIETNVLVSDGQTLVLGGIYRQNRSNGVNKVPFLGDVPVLGRLFRSDSRSDDKSELLIFITPTLVDDGIDAQKN from the coding sequence ATGAAAAAATGGAACAATGGTCTTAGATTGGCTTTGTGCATAGGGCTGATGAGTTCATCATTGGCGGTACGGGCAAATGATTTGTCAGAACAACAGATGCCACAGATGACTTATCAAGGCAAGCCCATCACTTTGGAATTTCAAGAGATTCCTGTGCGAGCCGCCCTTGATGTGCTGGCAAGATTTAGCGGTCAAAATATCGTGGTTGATGACTCAGTATCGGGCAATATTACGCTACGCTTGACGAATGTGCCGTGGGATCAGGTGCTGGACATGATTGCCCAAAGTCAATCGCTTAGTATCATCAATCAAGATGGTATCATGTTCATCAGCTCAAAGACACTCCAATCGACAGGTGCGTTACAAACTCGTCATATCCGCCTAAAATATGCGATGGCAGAAGAGGTGCAGCGTCTGATTGCTGGCGAAAAAACTTATCATAGCCAGCATAAAAAGAACGATGTCGTCAGGGCTTATAATCGCCTTGTGCCAATCAGTAGCAATGTTGAAGACAAAACCATCATTGAAAGTGAGCGATTGGGACTGCTTTCTGAGCAAGGCACAGTCACGGTTGATAAGCGAACCAACACACTCATCATTCAAGATAACAGCAAACGACTTGATGGCATTGTTCAGCTTATCGAACAAATCGATATTCCAATGAAGCAGGTCATGATTGAGGCAAGAATCGTCTCTGCCCACGAGAATTTTGGTCGCCAGCTTGGGGTGAATTTTGGTGTGTCAGGGCAACATGGCAAGTGGCAATACGCCAGCTCAAATCGCTCTTTGTGGGCGATGCAAGGACAGCTTAATCCACAAGAATTAAGCGACCAAGACCGACTTAATGTCAATCTTGGCGTGACAAATGGCGTGGGAAAAATCGCCTTTGGCTTTTTAAACTTACCCAATGCGATATTGGATTTGGAATTGTCAGCCATGCAGGCAAATCAGCACGGAGAAATCATCTCAACCCCTAAGGTCTTGACCGCAGATAAGCAAACCGCACGCATTTCCTCAGGCGTACAGATTCCTTATCAGGAGGCGAGTGCCTCGGGAGCAACCAGCACTAGTTTTAAAGAGGCTTCTTTGGTGCTAGAAGCAACGCCAAACATCACCCCAGATGGTAAAATCGCCTTAAAATTAAACATTAAAAACGGTACACCCATCACCAACTTGGGTAATGTCGCCATTCAAGAAGATGCCATCGAAACCAATGTGCTGGTGTCTGATGGTCAGACTTTGGTGTTGGGCGGTATCTATCGACAAAATCGCAGCAATGGCGTGAATAAAGTGCCATTTTTGGGCGATGTGCCTGTGCTTGGTCGGTTGTTTCGTTCGGACAGTCGCAGTGATGATAAATCCGAACTGCTGATTTTTATCACGCCAACTTTGGTTGATGATGGCATTGATGCTCAAAAAAACTAG
- a CDS encoding ABC transporter permease yields the protein MTNLSKQWVAFCTILFKEIKRILRIWPQTLLPPVITMTLYFVIFGQMIGSRVGQMGGVSYMQFIVPGLIMMAVITNSYSNVVSSFFSMKFQGSIEELLVSPASKHTILLGYVAGGVFRGLMIALIVSVVALFFTKLGVAHVAVMLLTILGTSVLFSLGGFINAIFARSFDDISIIPSFVLTPLTYLGGVFYSMENLSGFWQTLSLLNPIVYMVNAFRYGILGYSDVNVWWSLAAILAFCVIFYGICHRLLTDGSKLRI from the coding sequence ATGACAAATCTTAGTAAACAGTGGGTTGCTTTTTGCACCATTTTGTTCAAAGAAATCAAACGCATTTTACGCATTTGGCCACAGACTTTATTACCACCTGTCATCACGATGACCTTGTATTTTGTGATTTTTGGTCAGATGATTGGTAGTCGAGTGGGGCAGATGGGCGGTGTGTCCTACATGCAGTTTATCGTGCCAGGTCTGATTATGATGGCGGTCATCACAAACAGCTATTCGAATGTGGTGTCGAGCTTTTTTAGCATGAAATTTCAAGGCAGTATTGAGGAGCTACTGGTATCGCCAGCGTCCAAGCACACCATTTTGCTTGGCTATGTGGCAGGCGGTGTGTTTCGTGGCTTGATGATTGCCTTGATTGTGTCTGTGGTGGCGTTGTTTTTTACCAAGTTGGGCGTGGCACATGTTGCTGTGATGTTATTGACCATTTTGGGGACTTCGGTGTTGTTTTCATTGGGTGGTTTTATCAATGCGATCTTTGCTCGTTCCTTTGATGACATCTCCATCATTCCAAGTTTTGTGCTGACACCGCTGACCTATCTGGGCGGGGTGTTTTATTCGATGGAAAATTTGTCAGGATTTTGGCAGACGCTATCGTTGCTCAACCCCATTGTCTATATGGTGAATGCGTTTCGCTATGGCATTTTGGGCTATTCTGATGTGAATGTTTGGTGGTCTTTGGCAGCGATTTTGGCGTTTTGTGTGATTTTTTATGGCATTTGCCATCGTTTATTGACCGATGGTTCAAAACTTCGTATCTAA
- the aroB gene encoding 3-dehydroquinate synthase gives MTAKPALMVKTQSHDYPIFIQASPTKADLVSQIVPYIRGHQVLIVSNDTIAPLYLADMQAGLIQANFVVQTCILPDGEAYKNQQSIDHIYDVLLEHHFARDCTLIALGGGVIGDMVGFAAASYMRGVDFIQVPTTLLSQVDSSVGGKTGINHRRGKNMIGAFWQPRCVLADMTTFATLPKREFAAGMAEVIKYALIMDASFLDWLEENHVAINAQDGEILAQMVRQSCQFKAQIVAEDERESGRRALLNFGHTFGHVIETHQGYGVWLHGEAVAAGMVQAAMMSQQLGYIDEDDVARIKKVLALFHLPTQPPAILPDEALDLMGHDKKVKQGQIRLILLKKIGQAFVTSDFQMNDLQKVLSAFTNSMV, from the coding sequence ATGACCGCCAAGCCAGCTTTAATGGTCAAAACCCAAAGCCACGATTATCCGATTTTTATTCAGGCAAGCCCAACAAAAGCCGATTTGGTTAGCCAGATTGTGCCATACATTCGTGGTCATCAGGTGCTGATTGTCAGTAATGACACCATCGCTCCTTTGTATCTGGCAGACATGCAAGCAGGACTGATACAGGCAAATTTTGTCGTACAAACTTGTATTTTGCCAGATGGCGAGGCTTATAAGAACCAACAAAGCATCGACCATATTTATGATGTGCTGTTAGAGCATCATTTTGCCAGAGACTGCACCTTGATTGCTTTGGGGGGCGGTGTGATTGGCGACATGGTGGGTTTTGCAGCAGCCAGCTATATGCGTGGGGTGGATTTTATCCAAGTGCCAACCACCTTGTTGTCGCAGGTGGATTCTAGCGTTGGTGGCAAAACAGGCATCAATCATCGTCGTGGCAAAAATATGATTGGGGCATTTTGGCAGCCCAGATGTGTCTTGGCAGACATGACGACTTTTGCCACTTTGCCTAAGCGAGAATTTGCCGCAGGCATGGCAGAAGTCATCAAATACGCCTTGATTATGGATGCATCGTTTTTGGACTGGCTAGAAGAAAATCATGTTGCCATCAATGCCCAAGATGGCGAAATTTTGGCACAGATGGTACGCCAAAGTTGCCAGTTTAAGGCTCAAATTGTTGCCGAAGATGAGCGAGAGTCGGGCAGACGAGCTTTACTGAATTTTGGACACACTTTTGGTCATGTGATTGAGACGCATCAAGGCTATGGTGTGTGGCTGCATGGTGAAGCGGTGGCGGCTGGCATGGTGCAGGCAGCCATGATGTCACAGCAGTTGGGCTATATTGATGAAGATGATGTGGCTCGCATCAAAAAAGTGCTGGCATTGTTTCATTTGCCCACCCAGCCACCAGCCATCTTGCCTGATGAGGCGTTGGATTTGATGGGGCATGACAAAAAGGTTAAACAAGGACAAATTCGCTTGATTTTGCTCAAAAAAATCGGTCAAGCATTTGTTACCTCAGATTTTCAGATGAATGACTTACAAAAAGTATTATCAGCTTTTACCAATTCAATGGTATAA
- a CDS encoding ABC transporter ATP-binding protein, giving the protein MTDNVPALKISGLTKTYHNGFTALKGVDLSVPQGGFFALLGPNGAGKSTTIGIISSLFRPSSGTVQIFGVDLFKEPAKAKTFLGVVPQEFNFMQFENVQDILVNQAGYFGIKASDAKPRAEKLLKALGLWDKKDTKARMLSGGMKRRLMIARALMHKPKLLILDEPTAGVDIELRRSMWDFMQTINQEEGTTIILTTHYLEEAEQLCKNIAILDKGEIRINTDMKTLLASLDVESFVLDLSKPLDKPVVLDNVLKYSQPDELSLEITLKKGDSLNDVFVQLSKQGVQIASMRNKTNRLEELFMNLVENNLSDKLSA; this is encoded by the coding sequence ATGACAGACAATGTGCCAGCCCTAAAAATCAGCGGCTTAACCAAAACTTATCACAATGGTTTTACTGCCTTAAAAGGGGTGGATTTAAGCGTGCCACAAGGTGGATTTTTTGCCTTGCTTGGTCCTAATGGTGCAGGCAAATCCACCACGATTGGCATCATCAGTTCTCTGTTTCGCCCCAGCTCTGGTACAGTTCAGATTTTTGGGGTGGATTTGTTTAAAGAGCCAGCCAAAGCCAAGACTTTTTTGGGTGTTGTTCCCCAAGAGTTTAATTTCATGCAGTTTGAAAATGTGCAGGATATTTTGGTAAATCAGGCGGGTTATTTTGGTATCAAAGCAAGCGATGCCAAGCCACGAGCTGAGAAATTGCTTAAAGCATTGGGTTTGTGGGACAAAAAAGATACTAAGGCTCGCATGCTTTCTGGCGGTATGAAACGCCGCTTGATGATTGCTCGTGCCTTGATGCACAAGCCTAAACTGCTGATTTTGGACGAGCCAACCGCAGGTGTGGATATTGAACTTCGCCGTTCGATGTGGGATTTTATGCAGACCATCAACCAAGAAGAAGGCACAACCATTATTTTGACCACACACTATCTAGAAGAGGCGGAGCAACTTTGCAAAAATATCGCCATTTTGGATAAAGGCGAGATTCGCATCAATACCGACATGAAGACCTTGCTGGCTAGCCTTGATGTGGAGAGTTTTGTGCTGGATTTATCCAAGCCCTTAGACAAACCTGTTGTGCTGGATAATGTGCTTAAATACAGTCAGCCAGATGAGCTAAGCCTTGAAATTACGCTCAAAAAAGGCGATAGTCTAAACGATGTCTTTGTTCAGCTGTCCAAACAAGGCGTGCAAATCGCCAGTATGCGAAATAAGACCAATCGCCTAGAAGAGCTGTTCATGAATTTGGTTGAGAATAATTTAAGCGATAAATTATCTGCTTAA
- a CDS encoding c-type cytochrome: MMTMKKVAMLSASLLAMFAMATSQAQEGAKPAEQTEATATAEQATTDAKPADNAEQAEQATEDGEAAQAAPAPKKAEEPIPQDSPQVAKLVAMYPKLIARIAPYGKVCFDGEECDINITVLAPAVEGQARDGESLYKAICSTCHDAGLVGAPKFGDKGAWAPRIAKGKATLYNSATNGFNAMPARGGADISDEEVQNAVNYIIEKSS, encoded by the coding sequence ATGATGACAATGAAAAAAGTTGCAATGTTATCCGCCAGCTTGTTGGCAATGTTTGCCATGGCGACCAGCCAAGCCCAAGAAGGTGCTAAACCTGCTGAACAAACCGAAGCGACTGCGACAGCTGAACAAGCAACCACAGATGCCAAACCTGCTGATAATGCAGAACAAGCAGAACAAGCCACCGAAGACGGTGAGGCTGCCCAAGCAGCACCAGCACCAAAAAAAGCAGAAGAGCCAATCCCGCAAGACTCTCCGCAAGTTGCTAAATTGGTGGCGATGTATCCAAAACTCATCGCTCGTATCGCCCCCTATGGCAAAGTATGTTTTGATGGCGAAGAGTGCGACATCAATATTACCGTCCTAGCTCCTGCGGTCGAAGGTCAGGCTCGTGATGGTGAAAGCCTGTACAAGGCGATTTGTTCAACTTGCCATGATGCAGGCTTGGTGGGTGCTCCTAAGTTTGGCGACAAAGGTGCTTGGGCACCACGCATTGCCAAAGGTAAAGCTACATTGTACAACAGTGCAACCAATGGCTTTAATGCGATGCCAGCTCGTGGTGGTGCGGACATTTCTGATGAAGAAGTTCAAAATGCTGTGAACTACATCATCGAAAAATCAAGCTAA
- the queF gene encoding NADPH-dependent 7-cyano-7-deazaguanine reductase QueF (Catalyzes the NADPH-dependent reduction of 7-cyano-7-deazaguanine (preQ0) to 7-aminomethyl-7-deazaguanine (preQ1) in queuosine biosynthesis) has product MSIHGVLGETTSYPQQYDPSVLFAISRTLGREAVYQETNIDTEALAVGVDIWQAFELSWLNPNGISQVAVARILIPANSPNIVESKSLKLYLNSLNFSTFAHLDEVASVIQKDLSDCIGAIVSVQIEPLNSSRFAITTAMGECIDLVLNDCQGVTISDDIDASMLADAKTGVSKTYQFHTNLLRSNCPVTNQPDWGTLSVSITTDKLLDYEKILAYVLTFRKHNGFHEQCVERIFADFLVHFQPSQMAVWANYTRRGGIDINPIRVLNQTLPDFGRLVRQ; this is encoded by the coding sequence ATGAGTATTCACGGTGTATTGGGCGAGACAACCAGCTATCCACAGCAGTATGACCCAAGTGTTTTGTTCGCCATCAGTCGCACTTTGGGGCGTGAAGCGGTGTATCAAGAGACGAATATTGATACCGAAGCATTGGCGGTCGGCGTGGATATTTGGCAAGCCTTTGAATTGTCTTGGTTAAATCCCAACGGCATTTCTCAGGTGGCGGTAGCCAGAATTTTGATACCAGCCAATTCGCCTAATATCGTTGAGTCAAAATCACTCAAACTGTACCTAAACAGCCTTAATTTTAGCACCTTTGCCCATCTGGACGAAGTGGCAAGCGTCATTCAAAAAGACCTATCAGACTGCATTGGGGCGATTGTCTCGGTGCAGATTGAGCCACTAAACTCATCAAGATTTGCCATCACAACGGCAATGGGCGAGTGCATTGATTTGGTGCTCAATGATTGTCAGGGTGTAACAATCAGTGATGATATTGACGCATCAATGCTGGCAGATGCCAAAACTGGCGTGAGTAAGACTTATCAATTTCATACCAATCTGCTAAGAAGCAACTGCCCTGTGACCAATCAGCCAGATTGGGGAACTTTGTCAGTATCCATCACGACAGACAAGCTGCTTGATTATGAGAAAATTTTGGCTTATGTGCTGACTTTTCGCAAACACAACGGCTTTCATGAGCAATGTGTAGAGCGGATTTTTGCCGATTTTTTGGTGCATTTTCAGCCTAGCCAAATGGCAGTCTGGGCAAATTATACCAGACGAGGTGGTATCGACATCAACCCAATTCGAGTACTCAACCAGACTTTGCCTGATTTTGGGCGTTTGGTTCGCCAGTAG
- a CDS encoding shikimate kinase, which yields MPAKNLPAIYLVGPMGAGKTTIGKLLAKHLGREFVDCDWYIAKQTGADIPWIFEKEGEAGFRERETKAISELTVLPNIIMATGGGAVGNAQNRQMLKQGLVIYLDASVETQLLRTKKDKNRPLLQSGNPRKVLEELYQIRDPLYREVADIIIPTGRAYPKQMIGDILDILNDYAKKSYFSQE from the coding sequence ATGCCAGCCAAAAATCTACCCGCCATCTATCTAGTTGGACCGATGGGTGCTGGCAAAACCACGATTGGCAAACTGCTTGCCAAGCATTTGGGGCGTGAGTTCGTTGATTGTGATTGGTATATTGCCAAGCAGACAGGGGCGGATATTCCGTGGATTTTTGAAAAAGAGGGCGAGGCAGGTTTTCGTGAACGAGAAACCAAAGCCATTAGTGAATTGACCGTGTTGCCAAACATCATCATGGCGACAGGTGGTGGTGCGGTGGGTAATGCCCAAAACCGCCAAATGCTCAAACAAGGTCTGGTGATTTATCTGGACGCCAGCGTAGAAACCCAGTTACTTCGCACCAAAAAAGACAAAAATCGCCCCTTGCTCCAATCAGGCAATCCACGCAAAGTGCTAGAAGAGCTGTATCAGATTCGAGACCCTTTGTATCGAGAAGTGGCAGACATCATCATACCTACAGGACGAGCTTATCCTAAGCAGATGATTGGCGATATTTTGGATATTTTAAATGATTATGCCAAAAAATCCTATTTTAGCCAAGAATAG
- the gloA gene encoding lactoylglutathione lyase: MSIKQPANAISVEGVKDIPVQSEGFVYNHTMLRIKDPVKSLEFYTGVLGMTLLKHRSFPEAKFDLYFLARLTEEERNALPAGDELKDFVSRQRSILELTHNHGTENDDDFAYHNGNSEPRGFGHICFAVPDLQQAVAWFDANGVVFQKRPEEGSMKDIAFIKDPDGYWIEIIELNNNR; the protein is encoded by the coding sequence ATGAGTATTAAACAACCAGCCAACGCCATTAGTGTTGAGGGCGTCAAAGACATTCCTGTACAATCTGAGGGTTTTGTATATAATCACACGATGTTACGCATCAAAGACCCTGTTAAGTCACTAGAATTTTATACTGGTGTGCTTGGCATGACTTTGTTGAAGCATCGTAGCTTTCCAGAAGCAAAATTTGATTTGTATTTTTTGGCACGCTTGACCGAAGAGGAGCGAAATGCACTACCAGCAGGCGATGAGCTAAAAGATTTTGTGTCTCGTCAGCGTAGTATTTTGGAATTGACACACAATCACGGCACAGAAAATGACGATGATTTTGCGTATCATAATGGCAATAGCGAACCAAGAGGGTTTGGGCATATTTGTTTTGCTGTACCTGATTTACAGCAGGCGGTGGCGTGGTTTGATGCCAATGGTGTGGTGTTTCAAAAACGCCCAGAAGAAGGCAGCATGAAAGACATCGCCTTTATTAAAGACCCTGATGGCTACTGGATTGAGATTATCGAACTAAACAATAATCGCTGA